From Neomonachus schauinslandi chromosome 4, ASM220157v2, whole genome shotgun sequence:
TCACATAGGCTAGTGTCATTCATAAATATCATAGGCAGCAGGAGTTATGGTGCCAGGGGGAGCAAGTCTGATGGTATACCAACGTGAGCTTCCCGGGAGCTGTAACTCTCCCAGCATTCTCCTGAACGCTGGGGTTTTCTAGATGCAGTATCAGCTCAGAGTAACTGCATTGATTCTGTTCTGTTCcttgaaacatcttttttttttttttctcgtgataaaaataaatacttttattactcaggttaaaaataaaatacaagtgaCTTGGCACTGATAAAGcctgttgaattaatgaatgaatgcatgaatacaTCCATTATGAGGGCGGGCTTTGGCTACCTCCTGTAGTGAGAATACTGACTTTGAAGGTGTGAGGGGGTGTTGCGGTCACCAAGGCCTGGTGCTGCGACGGTCCTGCAAGTTTTGAATGAACCTGGTGTTGAATATGTCCCCACCCATTGTCCAGGCCTGGGCTGGtagggcctgggcctggggaggaACTGTGTGCATGTGTTCCTCCCCAGACCCAGCCTGTGACAAGACCTGCTCCTCGCTGGCAGACCTATTCTCTGtttcctgttccccctgcttcgATTCTTGGTTGCCTATATTGGGGGATGAGGAATTCAAATCCCCATGGCGGCTGTAGCAGCAGCTTTGGGCTACCAGCCCTGGGGGAGCCCCCCTGGTGCGCCGACATTGGGCTGGGTGCCCCCAGGGTCGGTAGCAAGCAAAAGGCGGGCAGTAGGGTGTGGGGGGCAGAAGCGCAGGGAACGCAGCAACTCCTGCTCTGGCACAGAGGGGCGGAGGGGACCCCGTTCTGGTGAGTTTCCCAGGCTGCTGGAGCGGGGGGGTGGATGGGCTGGAGGCGTAGCACGGCGAGGGGCCCTGTTTAGGGGCCACGGAGGCTCCACAGCTACCTTCAGAAATTCTCGGTCACTAGAAGAATATGGCTTAatgtctccctctgctctcttggGTGGCAGCTTTCTTGCTGGAGGATGCTGATGGGCAAGGAAGCCTTCGAAGATCACAAAGTTGTTGACCTGTGGAACTGTGGTCTCCAGGTTGTAATGTTTATTCAGGAACTTAAGCAGCTTCTGTGAGGGTCGGTCAATGGCCAGTTGGTGTGGTTCAACTCCCTCCTTCTGCAACATATAGTGGAAGAGTTCTCGCCCATGGCCATGGCGCTGAAGTGACTCATGGATGTAAAAGTCTAGAATGCAAAGTGCTTCTACCTCATCGTGAGCCTCACGATCATCCAGTACAAAGAGTTTCTTGTATCCAACTTTAAGGAAGCCGATAACGGCTCCTTTTCGAGCCGGTCGCGCTGAAGTGTCTTTGAGCACATACATAACATGGCGGTTACTCTGTATCCTTGATGCACTGGTGATGGGAGCAGGAAGATGCTCAGCCTTGGCAGAAGCCTTGCCCAGTTCATCTACAATGGT
This genomic window contains:
- the LOC110578840 gene encoding LOW QUALITY PROTEIN: alpha-tubulin N-acetyltransferase 1-like (The sequence of the model RefSeq protein was modified relative to this genomic sequence to represent the inferred CDS: inserted 1 base in 1 codon): MIGVVGLRKHKIIMNLDNWRRVTSVGNQDVSRRISKVSVDLQQQIMTIVDELGKASAKAEHLPAPITSASRIQSNRHVMYVLKDTSARPARKGAVIGFLKVGYKKLFVLDDREAHDEVEALCILDFYIHESLQRHGHGRELFHYMLQKEGVEPHQLAIDRPSQKLLKFLNKHYNLETTVPQVNNFVIFEGFLAHQHPPARKLPPKRAEGDIKPYSSSDREFLKVAVEPPWPLNRAPRRATPPAHPPPRSSSLGNSPERGPLRPSVPEQELLRSLRFCPPHPTARLLLATDPGGXPAQCRRTRGAPPGLVAQSCCYSRHGDLNSSSPNIGNQESKQGEQETENRSASEEQVLSQAGSGEEHMHTVPPQAQALPAQAWTMGGDIFNTRFIQNLQDRRSTRPW